The sequence below is a genomic window from Halolamina litorea.
GGCCTCGGCGTCTACCTCACCGTCACCGGGGGCACCGCTCGGGAGTACGGACTGGTGCTGGGCGAACAGCTATTCCCCAGCGAGACGGTGCTGCTCGAGAACACCGTCGAGGTCGCCGACGAGGAGCGCATCGAGTCGGTCCGCTCGATCATCTCCGGCGGGCTGCAGGAAGAGACCGAACTCTGGGCGTAGTCGACGCCTGATTCTTCGTGGCCGAGTCGTCAGAGCTTACCCGGCCGACACCGAGGCTCGGGCATGGAACTCGAAGCCAGGTTCGGCCGTAGTCAGCCGATCGTCGGGATGGTCCACCTCGACCCGCTACCGGGCGCACCGAAGTTCGACGGCGACCGCGACGCCGTGATCGAGCACGCCCGCGCCGACGCTCGCGCGCTGGAAGCCGGCGGCGTCGACGCGATCATGGTCGAGAACTTCGGTGACGTGCCGTTCTACCCCGACGACGTACCCAAACACGTCGTCGCCTCGATGACGGCGGCGGCGGGCGCCGTCGTCGACGAGGTCGACCTGCCGGTCGGCGTGAACGTCCTCCGAAACGACGCTGCCGCCGATCTGGCGGTGGCACAGGCCGTCGGCGCGGAGTTCATCCGGGTCAACATCCACACCGGCGCCCGGGTGGCCGACCAGGGCATCATCCAAGGCAAGGCCTACGAGACGATGCGCGAGCGCGAGCGCCTCGGGGCCGACGTGGCGGTGTTCGCCGACCACGACGTGAAGCACTCGGCGCCGATCGCCGCCGAGGACTTCACCGCCGAATCGTTCGCCGATAACGTCGAGCGCGGGCTCGCCGACGCGACCGTCGTCTCGGGGATGGGCACCGGTCACGCCGTCGACCGCGAGGAGCTCCAGCAGGCCTCGGACCGGCGCGAGGAGTTCGGGCTGGACGTGCCGCTGTTCGTCGGGAGTGGCGTTACCCCCGACACGGTCGGGGACATCCTCTCGGTCGCCGACGGCGTCATCGTCGGCACCGCGCTGAAGTCCGGACCGGAGTCCGGCGACCCCGTAAGCGAGGAGCGAACCCGGGAGCTCGTCGCCGCCGCCGACGAAGTCCGGGAGAACTGAGCGGCCGAACGGCTGACCGGCGCGCTGCGCCGCGACAGCTCGGGAACGCAGTCGCTCACGAGGCTGGCGAACAGGCGGCATCATCGTCGCCCGAGGCGCGTGCCACACACCCGCTGACGCCCCGGGGCCGTTCTCAGTGCATCGACGACGATGGTCGCGCTCTCCTACTTAAGCAGTCCGTCGAGGGTGTCCCGCAGCCAGTCCATCTCGTCCTCGTTGATGCGGTGGCCCATCCCTTCGTAGAGCCGCTTGCTCACGTCGGCGCCGCGGCGCTCGTAGGCGTCGGCGGACTCGTGGACTCGGCTTTCCGGAATGTGCGGGTCCTCGTCGGAGCAGCCGAACAGGGCCGGCATCCCGTCGAAGTCCTCTTCGGCGGCGTCGGGCCACTCGGTCCCATCGGCGCCGATGAGGCCGCCGCTGAGTGCGGCGAGCCCCCCGTACCGCTGCGGGTTTCGGTAGACGTACTCGCTGGCGAGGCAGGCCCCCTGCGAGAAGCCGGTGACGACGATCCGTTCGTCGGGAATGCCGGCTTCACGGGCCAGTTCGACCGCGTCGTCGACGGCCCGGAGCGCCGAGTCGAGGTGGGGCTGGTTGGCCCCGCGGTCGGCCATGAAGGAGTTCGGGTACCAAGTGTTGTGGTACGCTTCCGGCGCGATGTGTGCCACGCCGGAGCGGCCGAGTTCGTCGGCCATGTCGAGCACGCTCCCCGGTCGGGCGCCGCGGCCGTGGAGCAACACGAGCGCCGCGTCGGCGGCCTCCTTCGGCGCGCCGGCGGTCTTGATCGGCTGACCGGCGTGGGGGCCGTCGCCGCCCACCGTCGGGCCGTCAGTCATCGCTTCCC
It includes:
- a CDS encoding alpha/beta hydrolase, which encodes MTDGPTVGGDGPHAGQPIKTAGAPKEAADAALVLLHGRGARPGSVLDMADELGRSGVAHIAPEAYHNTWYPNSFMADRGANQPHLDSALRAVDDAVELAREAGIPDERIVVTGFSQGACLASEYVYRNPQRYGGLAALSGGLIGADGTEWPDAAEEDFDGMPALFGCSDEDPHIPESRVHESADAYERRGADVSKRLYEGMGHRINEDEMDWLRDTLDGLLK
- a CDS encoding BtpA/SgcQ family protein, producing MELEARFGRSQPIVGMVHLDPLPGAPKFDGDRDAVIEHARADARALEAGGVDAIMVENFGDVPFYPDDVPKHVVASMTAAAGAVVDEVDLPVGVNVLRNDAAADLAVAQAVGAEFIRVNIHTGARVADQGIIQGKAYETMRERERLGADVAVFADHDVKHSAPIAAEDFTAESFADNVERGLADATVVSGMGTGHAVDREELQQASDRREEFGLDVPLFVGSGVTPDTVGDILSVADGVIVGTALKSGPESGDPVSEERTRELVAAADEVREN